The following proteins are encoded in a genomic region of Arachis ipaensis cultivar K30076 chromosome B02, Araip1.1, whole genome shotgun sequence:
- the LOC107628468 gene encoding uncharacterized protein LOC107628468 isoform X2, whose product MPKGKESHRGARVFLKRSKPYTGYHDYFSKAVDDCINSSSSTDAAAATHSEHSMMSLNTNNSDEKIDRIVDLKSMGLQAAEELSKRPKNGEIYASVKADFESINARLKNLSLSLGEPSSIDEGIEIHDAALLLKLLDKSNREIDMAGEMAQKGALLMVHAQIMLKKGGIYHQYCFSKAS is encoded by the exons ATGCCAAAAGGTAAAGAAAGCCACCGCGGAGCTCGAGTTTTCCTGAAAAGATCAAAGCCATATACGGGTTATCATGATTATTTCAGCAAGGCTGTGGATGATTGCATCAACAGTAGTAGTTCTACTGATGCTGCTGCTGCTACCCACTCTGAGCACTCCATGATGAGTCTTAACACCAACAATAGCG atgagaaaattgaTCGGATCGTTGACTTGAAGTCAATGGGTCTACAAGCAGCTGAGGAACTATCCAAGAGACCCAAAAATGGTGAAATCTATGCATCGGTAAAAGCAGATTTTGAAAGCATAAACGCACGCTTGAAGAATCTGTCCTTGTCTCTTGGAGAGCCCAGTTCCATCGATGAGGGAATTGAGATACATGATGCTGCTTTATTGTTAAAGCTTTTGGACAAGTCGAACCGTGAGATTGACATGGCTGGGGAAATGGCTCAAAAGGGTGCCCTTTTGATGGTTCATGCACAAATCATGCTTAAGAAAG GAGGCATTTATCATCAATATTGCTTTAGTAAAGCTAGCTAG
- the LOC107628468 gene encoding uncharacterized protein LOC107628468 isoform X1, which yields MPKGKESHRGARVFLKRSKPYTGYHDYFSKAVDDCINSSSSTDAAAATHSEHSMMSLNTNNSDEKIDRIVDLKSMGLQAAEELSKRPKNGEIYASVKADFESINARLKNLSLSLGEPSSIDEGIEIHDAALLLKLLDKSNREIDMAGEMAQKGALLMVHAQIMLKKGQELLDQSKLKLRCL from the exons ATGCCAAAAGGTAAAGAAAGCCACCGCGGAGCTCGAGTTTTCCTGAAAAGATCAAAGCCATATACGGGTTATCATGATTATTTCAGCAAGGCTGTGGATGATTGCATCAACAGTAGTAGTTCTACTGATGCTGCTGCTGCTACCCACTCTGAGCACTCCATGATGAGTCTTAACACCAACAATAGCG atgagaaaattgaTCGGATCGTTGACTTGAAGTCAATGGGTCTACAAGCAGCTGAGGAACTATCCAAGAGACCCAAAAATGGTGAAATCTATGCATCGGTAAAAGCAGATTTTGAAAGCATAAACGCACGCTTGAAGAATCTGTCCTTGTCTCTTGGAGAGCCCAGTTCCATCGATGAGGGAATTGAGATACATGATGCTGCTTTATTGTTAAAGCTTTTGGACAAGTCGAACCGTGAGATTGACATGGCTGGGGAAATGGCTCAAAAGGGTGCCCTTTTGATGGTTCATGCACAAATCATGCTTAAGAAAGGTCAGGAACTACTTGACCAGAGCAAACTCAAGTTACGATGTCTTTGA